In Luxibacter massiliensis, a single genomic region encodes these proteins:
- a CDS encoding NYN domain-containing protein codes for MEDKYALLIDADNVSAKYIKPILDELSKYGNVTYKRIYGDWTSTYNSSWKEVLLQNSITPIQQFSYTHGKNATDSAMIIDAMDMLYTSDLEGFCLVSSDSDFTKLASRLRESGKTVIGMGEDKTPVPFRKACDIFTVLELLLEDNTIDKEEKVTVHATGRDSKKSNTDVASKNQIEEAVVKIITENQNNDKETGLGEVGSRLVKLYPDFDVRRYGYSLLSKFLEEFPKLKLKQDGTQVTVTVYEDKSKKEMLEEYIIQLVENADSQGVSLGTLGNKIRNRFGDFKVRDYGYSQFKQYIESFDDIQIRDDGEQNWAVYCKNDKGV; via the coding sequence ATGGAAGACAAGTATGCACTTTTAATAGATGCAGACAATGTTTCTGCAAAGTATATAAAACCAATATTGGATGAATTGTCAAAATATGGGAATGTAACTTACAAGAGAATTTACGGAGACTGGACCAGTACTTATAATTCTAGCTGGAAAGAAGTGCTTTTGCAGAATTCAATTACTCCTATACAGCAGTTCAGTTATACACATGGTAAGAACGCTACTGATTCTGCTATGATAATTGATGCAATGGATATGCTTTATACAAGTGACCTGGAGGGGTTCTGCCTGGTATCCAGTGACAGTGATTTTACAAAATTAGCCAGCAGACTTAGGGAAAGTGGCAAAACAGTGATAGGTATGGGGGAAGATAAAACTCCGGTTCCGTTTCGTAAGGCGTGCGATATTTTCACAGTGCTTGAGCTGCTGTTGGAAGATAACACTATAGATAAGGAAGAGAAAGTAACAGTACATGCCACTGGAAGGGACAGCAAGAAAAGTAATACAGATGTAGCTTCCAAAAATCAGATCGAGGAAGCTGTTGTCAAGATTATTACAGAAAATCAGAATAATGATAAAGAAACAGGACTTGGCGAGGTGGGGAGCCGTCTGGTTAAGCTGTATCCAGATTTCGATGTTCGCCGTTACGGCTATAGCCTACTATCAAAGTTCTTAGAAGAGTTTCCAAAACTGAAATTAAAACAGGATGGGACTCAGGTGACAGTGACAGTTTATGAAGACAAAAGTAAAAAAGAAATGCTGGAGGAGTATATTATTCAGTTAGTTGAAAATGCTGACAGCCAAGGAGTGTCACTGGGAACTTTAGGAAATAAAATACGAAATCGGTTTGGCGATTTTAAAGTCAGAGATTATGGGTATTCCCAGTTTAAACAATATATTGAAAGTTTTGATGACATACAGATAAGGGATGACGGGGAACAAAATTGGGCAGTATACTGTAAAAATGATAAAGGGGTCTGA
- the yfcE gene encoding phosphodiesterase produces MKLMIASDIHGSAFYCQQMLEAYKKENAERLLILGDILYHGPRNDLPREYNPKKVIEMLNSMKEQLLCVRGNCDTEVDQMVLDFPIMAEYCLLNLDGQTIFATHGHIFNPENPPMIRQGDILLNGHTHIPACDKMEGYIYMNPGSVSIPKENSEHSYMVYYNQVFEWKVMNGEVYQTWKTSMHF; encoded by the coding sequence ATGAAACTGATGATAGCATCAGATATCCATGGTTCTGCTTTTTACTGCCAGCAGATGTTGGAGGCGTATAAAAAGGAAAATGCGGAGAGACTGTTAATACTTGGAGATATTCTGTATCATGGGCCGAGGAATGATCTGCCTAGGGAATATAACCCCAAAAAGGTGATAGAGATGCTCAATTCCATGAAGGAACAACTATTATGTGTACGCGGGAACTGTGACACTGAGGTCGATCAGATGGTTCTGGACTTTCCAATAATGGCAGAGTACTGTCTGTTGAATTTAGATGGACAGACAATCTTTGCTACTCATGGACATATATTTAATCCTGAGAATCCACCGATGATCAGGCAGGGGGATATATTGCTGAATGGACATACACATATTCCCGCATGTGATAAAATGGAAGGATATATTTATATGAATCCTGGTTCTGTTTCTATTCCAAAAGAAAATTCTGAGCATAGTTATATGGTTTATTATAATCAAGTATTTGAATGGAAAGTTATGAATGGAGAGGTGTACCAGACATGGAAGACAAGTATGCACTTTTAA
- the tnpA gene encoding IS200/IS605 family transposase encodes MDKNTLSHTTWECKYHIVFAPKYRRQIIYGNIKADVANILSTLCKRRGVEIIEAECCRDHIHMLVRIPPNQSVSSFMGFLKGKSSLMIFDRHANLKYKYGNRKFWCRGYYVDTAGKNAKKIEEHIKNQLQDDIAYDQLSLKEFIDPFTGEPVTKGK; translated from the coding sequence ATGGACAAAAATACTTTATCACATACAACTTGGGAATGTAAATATCATATTGTATTTGCACCTAAATATAGGAGACAGATTATATATGGAAACATCAAAGCGGATGTAGCGAACATTTTAAGTACCTTATGCAAACGAAGAGGAGTGGAAATAATAGAAGCAGAATGCTGCAGAGACCATATTCATATGCTGGTGAGAATCCCACCAAACCAAAGTGTGTCATCCTTTATGGGATTCTTAAAGGGAAAAAGTTCGCTCATGATATTCGATAGGCACGCAAATTTGAAATATAAGTATGGGAATAGAAAATTTTGGTGTCGTGGATATTATGTGGATACAGCCGGAAAAAATGCAAAGAAAATAGAAGAGCATATAAAAAACCAATTACAAGACGACATAGCCTATGATCAATTAAGTTTAAAAGAATTTATAGACCCGTTTACGGGTGAGCCAGTAACAAAAGGCAAATAA